One genomic segment of Hordeum vulgare subsp. vulgare chromosome 2H, MorexV3_pseudomolecules_assembly, whole genome shotgun sequence includes these proteins:
- the LOC123426704 gene encoding exocyst complex component SEC5B-like, with amino-acid sequence MSDSDVDEDELLQMALQEQAARDLSHQRPAGANKPVVNLVRPPAPSSRGGNARGGAKGRQPSREGDEDDDSDVEMLSISSGDEDGAPARERGAPPPRGGGRAGARRAASRDDADLDDAEPRSWKRVDEAELARRVREMREARAAPSIQALDQKAAAATAARKALTSVQTLPKGVEVLDPLGLGIMDNKSLRLITESSVSSPVSREKSQGLDPSMREKVIYSSPHFDPKVFLSWVHKDTSAADLESGALTLKTDLKGRTQQKKQLVKENFDCFVSCKTTIDDIESKLRQIEDDPEGAGTSHLYTVTQKISGVANRAFEPLFERQAQAEKIRSVQGMLQRFRTLFNLPSAIRGNIRKGEYDLAVREYQKAKSIVLPSHVGILKRVLEEVEKVMHEFRGMLYKSMEDPHLDLAELENIVRLLLELEPETDPVWHYLNIQNGRIHGLFEKCTVDHEVRMEILQNKIREKVLSDSKWRQLQQESNKSLEVDSSIGDSFQDDQLSSSFMAEEADNLRATYIRRLSAVLIQHVPAFWRLALSVFSGKFAKAAAGNALADSEMNAKSGANKTDDKGAEAKYTNHSLDEVASMVCATVSVFDTKVQNTFRDFEECNILRPFMGDTIKEIAKACQTLEGKDSSPTAVKMLHALHFEMTKLYILRLCSWMRVTTKEVAKHENWVTLSTLERNKSPYAISCLPLEFREITISAMDRIELMISNLRSETAKSYDITQQLQEIHESVRLAFLNSFRDFAGYLGKFGGELAQSRSNKENNHVQNGYMNGTDGETSASMDGDLHKKLLVVLSNIGYCKAELSDQLYNKYRHIWSPIRDNDERSADMRDLVTSFSGLEDKVLDQYTFAKSNVIKNAAQNYLLDSGINWGAAPVVKGIRDATLDLLHILVAVHAEVYSGARPLLEKTMKILVEGLVDIFLSLFYENKAKDLRMLDANGFCQLMLELEYFETVLNTYFSTEAQQALKSLQESLLEKACESMSEASENPGHNRQPTRGSEDAASDDKQVSSVSPDDLLALAQQHGSDLLQGELERTRLNIACFMESTLQSGSKTSAYSSYQAPAPAAHHPPAQVSSPSFRRQQTSTNSPIVSRRRR; translated from the exons ATGAGCGACAGCGATGTCGACGAGGACGAGCTCCTCCAGATGGCGCTACAGGAGCAGGCCGCCCGGGACCTCAGCCACCAGCGCCCGGCCGGCGCGAACAAGCCCGTCGTCAACCTCGTCCGCCCGCCCGCGCCCTCCTCCCGTGGCGGCAACGCCCGCGGGGGCGCCAAGGGGCGCCAGCCCAGCCGCGAgggcgacgaggacgacgactccGATGTCGAGATGCTCTCCATTTCCTCCGGCGACGAGGACGGCGCCCCCGCCCGCGAGCGCGGGGCCCCGCCGCCCCGCGGGGGCGGCCGCGCCGGTGCTCGGAGGGCCGCGTCGCGGGACGATGCTGATCTCGACGACGCCGAGCCCAGGAGCTGGAAGCGTGTCGACGAGGCTGAG CTTGCTCGCAGGGTTCGGGAAATGCGTGAAGCAAGAGCAGCGCCTAGCATTCAAGCACTTGATCAGAAagcggcagcagcaacagcagctcgAAAGGCGCTCACAAGTGTACAGACTTTACCTAAAGGCGTGGAGGTTTTGGATCCATTAGGCCTTGG TATCATGGATAATAAGTCCCTGCGGCTAATCACTGAGTCTTCAGTAAGCTCTCCAGTTTCAAGGGAGAAATCCCAGGGCTTGGACCCCAGTATGCGAG AGAAAGTTATatattcttctcctcattttgatCCCAAGGTTTTTCTTTCGTGGGTCCACAAAGATACAAGTGCTGCTGATTTAGAGTCTGGTGCTCTTACCTTGAAAACTGATCTCAAAGGGAGAACGCAACAGAAAAAACAACTAGTCAAGGAGAATTTTGATTGTTTTGTCTCGTGCAAAACCACAATAGATG ACATCGAGTCGAAACTGAGACAGATAGAAGACGATCCTGAAGGTGCAGGTACATCTCACTTATATACAGTCACTCAAAAAATTAGCGGTGTGGCAAATCGTGCATTTGAGCCTCTATTTGAGAGGCAG GCCCAAGCTGAGAAGATCAGATCTGTTCAAGGAATGCTTCAGAGATTCCGGACATTATTTAACCTGCCAAGCGCAATTCGTGGCAACATTAGGAAAGGAGAGTATGATCTAGCTGTCAGAGAGTACCAGAAAGCAAAATCAATTGTTCTTCCTTCTCAT GTTGGAATACTGAAACGTGTACTGGAGGAAGTGGAGAAAGTAATGCATGAATTCAGGGGCATGCTTTATAAGTCAATGGAAGATCCTCATCTCGACCTTGCTGAG CTTGAGAACATTGTCCGGCTATTGTTAGAGTTGGAGCCTGAGACCGATCCAGTGTGGCATTATCTTAATATTCAG AATGGCAGAATTCATGGATTGTTTGAAAAGTGCACCGTAGATCATGAAGTGCGAATGGAgatcttgcaaaataaaatacgtGAGAAAGTGCTATCTGATTCAAAATGGAGGCAGCTGCAACAAGAGTCAAATAAATCA TTGGAAGTTGATTCTTCTATTGGTGATTCTTTTCAAGATGATCAATTGTCATCAAGCTTTATGGCTGAAGAGGCTGATAATTTAAGGGCAACTTACATACGCAGGTTAAGTGCTGTACTTATCCAGCATGTTCCAGCATTCTGGAGATTAGCTTTATCTGTCTTCAGTGGAAAATTTGCAAAG GCAGCTGCTGGGAATGCACTTGCTGATTCTGAGATGAATGCAAAATCTGGCGCAAATAAGACTGATGATAAAGGTGCGGAGGCGAAGTACACAAACCATAGTCTTGATGAGGTTGCTAGTATGGTTTGTGCTACTGTATCTGTTTTCGACACGAAG GTTCagaatacttttcgtgattttgaGGAATGCAACATTCTTCGTCCATTTATGGGTGACACTATAAAAGAAATAGCCAAGGCTTGTCAGACCCTTGAGGGGAAGGATTCGTCTCCAACTGCTG TTAAAATGTTGCATGCCCTTCATTTTGAAATGACAAAGCTCTACATTCTTCGACTTTGTTCGTGGATGCGGGTGACAACTAAGGAGGTAGCAAAACATGAGAATTGGGTTACTTTGTCAACCCTTGAGAGAAACAAGTCTCCATATGCAATTTCATGCCTGCCCTTGGAGTTCCGTGAAATCACAATTTCCGCAATGGACCGGATTGAATT AATGATCTCTAATCTCAGGAGTGAGACTGCCAAGTCTTATGACATTACTCAACAGCTTCAGGAAATCCATGAATCTGTTAGACTTGCATTTCTAAATTCTTTTCGGGATTTTGCAG GTTATCTGGGGAAATTTGGAGGGGAACTAGCTCAGAGTAGATCAAATAAAGAGAACAATCATGTGCAAAATGGGTATATGAATGGTACTGATGGAGAAACATCTGCTAGCATGGATGGAGATTTGCACAAGAAGCTGTTGGTTGTTTTGAGTAACATTGGATATTGTAAAGCAGAACTTTCAGATCAACTGTATAACAAATATAGGCACATTTGGTCTCCGATCAG GGATAATGATGAACGTAGTGCTGATATGCGAGATCTGGTGACATCCTTCTCTGGACTTGAGGATAAAGTTCTTGACCAATATACTTTTGCAAAG TCAAATGTGATCAAAAATGCTGCACAGAACTATCTGTTGGATTCTGGGATTAATTGGGGAGCAGCACCTGTAGTGAAG GGCATACGGGATGCAACTCTTGATTTACTGCACATCCTTGTAGCTGTACATGCCGAG GTATACTCGGGTGCTAGGCCTTTGTTGGAGAAAACGATGAAAATTTTGGTCGAGGGTTTGGTCGACATATTTCTTAGTCTTTTTTATGAGAACAAGGCCAAAGATCTCAGAATGTTGGATGCAAATGGTTTTTGTCAGCTCATGCTTGAG CTTGAGTATTTTGAAACAGTTTTAAACACATACTTCTCTACTGAGGCACAACAAGCTCTGAAATCTTTGCAAGAGAGTTTGTTAGAGAAGGCCTGTGAAAGTATGTCCGAAGCCTCGGAGAATCCTGGACATAACCGTCAACCCACTCGTGGCAGCGAAGATGCTGCATCAGATGACAAACAAGTGTCATCAGTATCACCGGATGATTTGCTT GCGCTTGCTCAGCAACACGGCAGTGATCTGCTGCAAGGGGAGCTGGAGAGAACCCGATTAAATATAGCATGTTTTATGGAGTCAACTCTTCAATCAGGCTCGAAAACTTCAGCTTATTCGTCTTACCaggcaccagcaccagcagcacATCATCCCCCGGCTCAAGTCTCCTCCCCTAGTTTTAGAAGGCAGCAGACAAGTACAAATTCTCCCATAGTCTCTAGAAGACGCCGATGA